A genomic segment from Garra rufa chromosome 5, GarRuf1.0, whole genome shotgun sequence encodes:
- the ubash3ba gene encoding ubiquitin-associated and SH3 domain-containing protein B translates to MAAKEDLYAKVAPRMQRQNRPGTVKHGNSLDVLLSMGFPKTRALKALVSTGGRNVQAACDWLFSHVDDPFLDDPLPREYVLYLKPTGPLLNQLSNFWQQSRITCGKNKAHNIFPHITLCQFFMCADGKVDALCEALQAVVGQWRGRFPSPLPLEFYSSSNFIGLFVEEKVAEVIKSFAADFATEAASKADVHVEPHKKQLHVTLAYHFQSNHLASLEKLAKGVDITLGCDWQAVLLSRDIRFANHETLRVMYPYVPQNDDELELVPGDFIFMSSIEQTTASEGWVYGTSMSTGLSGLLPENYVNRADECDTWVYHGSFSFLNETPSTSMRGAMGGIFLDPHMDGRLLDDPMPVDSPSLSVICQPMQILRPNQSRLPKRTLFVCRHGERMDVVFGKHWITQCFDAKGRYVRSNLNMPQSLPPRSGGYRDYDKDCPITVFGSTQARLVGEALLESQTVVDFVYCSPSLRCVQTAHNILKGLQKDGKTKIRVEPGLFEWTKWVSGTSLPAWIPPADLAAANLSVDTTYRPHIPISKLAVSESYETYISRSFQVTREILSECNNLGNTVLIVAHASSLEACTRQIQGLTPQNSKDFVQVVRKIPYLGFCACEEMGETGVWQLVDPPILPLTHGPNHSFNWRETLLQD, encoded by the exons GCTAAAAGCTCTGGTTTCGACTGGGGGCAGAAATGTACAAGCAGCCTGTGACTG GTTGTTCTCCCATGTGGATGACCCATTCTTGGATGACCCTTTACCGAGGGAGTATGTGCTGTACTTGAAACCCACTGGTCCCCTCCTCAACCAGCTCTCCAACTTCTGGCAGCAGAGTCGCATCACATGTGGCAAAAACAAAGCCCACAATATCTTCCCTCACATAACCCTCTGCCAGTTCTTCATG TGTGCAGATGGTAAGGTAGATGCCCTATGTGAAGCTCTGCAGGCAGTGGTGGGTCAGTGGAGAGGTCGTTTCCCTTCTCCGCTCCCTCTAGAGTTTTACTCATCCTCAAACTTCATCGGTCTCTTTGTGGAAGAGAAGGTGGCTGAGGTGATCAAGAGCTTTGCTGCAGACTTTGCCACTGAGGCAGCTTCcaaagcag atGTTCATGTGGAGCCTCATAAGAAGCAGCTTCATGTAACTCTAGCCTACCACTTTCAATCCAATCATCTTGCATCATTAGAAAAACTTGCCAAAGGTGTAGACATAACCCTGGGCTGTGATTGGCAAGCTGTACTCTTGTCACGGGACATCCGATTTGCCAATCACGAG ACCCTGCGGGTGATGTACCCTTATGTGCCTCAAAATGATGATGAACTGGAGCTGGTGCCCGGTGACTTCATCTTCATGTCGTCTATAGAACAGACCACTGCCAGTGAGGGCTGGGTCTACGGGACCTCGATGAGCACAGGGTTATCTGGGCTATTGCCAGAAAACTACGTCAACAGGGCAGACGAGTGTGACACTTGGGTCTATCATGG GTCTTTCTCTTTCCTTAATGAAACCCCCTCAACCAGTATGAGGGGTGCAATGGGTGGGATTTTTCTTGACCCACACATGGATGGTCGTCTCCTTGATGACCCCATGCCGGTGGATTCCCCCAGTCTGAGTGTTATATGTCAACCTATGCAG ATCCTACGACCTAATCAGTCTCGATTGCCTAAGAGAACGTTGTTTGTGTGTCGCCATGGTGAGAGAATGGATGTAGTGTTTGGGAAACACTGGATCACTCAGTGCTTTGATGCCAAAG GTCGATATGTACGGTCAAACCTCAATATGCCACAGAGTCTCCCACCAAGGAGTGGGGGGTACAGGGACTATGATAAGGACTGTCCTATCACTGTGTTTGGATCCACACAAGCTCGTCTAGTCG GGGAGGCTCTCCTGGAAAGTCAAACAGTGGTAGACTTTGTGTACTGTTCTCCATCTCTGCGCTGCGTGCAAACAGCTCATAATATCCTCAAAG GTCTTCAAAAGGATGGGAAGACTAAGATCAGAGTTGAGCCGGGTTTGTTTGAATGGACTAAATGGGTGTCGGGAACCTCATTACCTGCCTGGATACCTCCTGCAGACCTGGCGGCTGCTAACCTTAGTGTGGACACAACATACAG ACCTCATATACCCATCAGTAAACTGGCCGTGTCTGAGTCCTATGAAACATACATCAGTCGCAGCTTCCAAGTGACGCGTGAAATACTGTCAGAGTGCAATAATCTGG GAAATACAGTGCTGATTGTGGCCCACGCttcctctctggaggcttgtacGAGGCAGATACAGGGACTGACCCCACAGAACTCTAAAGACTTTGTGCAAGTGGTCAGAAAG ATACCTTACTTAGGCTTTTGTGCTTGTGAGGAGATGGGTGAGACAGGCGTTTGGCAGCTTGTGGATCCACCCATCCTGCCGCTTACCCATGGACCCAATCACAGCTTTAACTGGAGAGAAACGCTGCTGCAGGACTGA